GGCATCACCCCAAGCCACAAGAGCTCCGATTCGCTTCCTATAACGCGACAGAAAATAAACGCCCTTGGAGATCCGGCCTCATCGCAACCACTCAGAAAGGCGAAGTTATTCTCTACACTCAGCATTTCTTGCACAGACCCCAACTTCAGAGAGCTGTCAAAACAGGAAGAGTAAATGGAAAGAATATCCTCAGCGTCCTCCCTAGAACGTGCTGTGTAGNGATTATCGCAAGACTGCATCTCCCCTCCTCTGGTTAGGTCGATGGGGACGCGTCGGTTGGACGCAAATAAATAGGAGCTACCTCCTCAACAGGCCGGGAAGTAGAAAGTTGGCAATTCGCCGCAAGGGCAACATCCGTCGCACACGGCAACCCCGCTGTCTCATCAAATATCAAATCTAGCTGGTTAAGGTTTGAGTTTAAGAGGTATGGTCGTATTAAACCTAGCCCGGTGCCACCAATCGTATATTTATTTTCGTATAACAGGTCTNCAGCTTCTGAGGGATTTATAACGCTGGCTTCATTTAATGGTAAACCGCAGGAAGTGAAAATTTGGACATAGACTTGCCCCCGTTTGGCGTCAAGCGTCGCCAATATTGGCCGTCCGTTGGAACAAATCCCCTGAGCTATAGCCTCCAAACTATTTACACCTAGCAAACGCGTCGATGCTGCCAACGCCAAACCGCGCGCAGCCGCAATGCCAATACGAATTCCTGTAAAACTCCCCGGTCCTTTAGCAACTGCTATCCCGTCCAAATCCTCAAATTCGCATCCCGATAGTCTCATTACACCAGAAATCATCGGGAGCAACTCCTCGGCATGTTTGGTTCCCAGTGCGCGCTGGTCATTTGCCAAAACCCGACCCTCGCAGCAAACAGCTACGGAACACATCTCTGTTACGGTGGCCAGTGAAAGGATGGTAGAAGACATGTTTTAACAGCTCCGTTGAAAAACTCCTGATAGATACGTACTATCAAATTACTAACTCGCCTGGGATCGACGGATCTCAGTAAACCTTCAGATGCGATACTCGAATATATATACTGTGTGTCAAGAAGCAGGAAAACCCAACCNGCCGTGATAACAGTTATTGACTAAACTCGTAGAAACCCAGAGAACACTTTTTAATGCATGTTGCCGAAAACATAAAGTTGGTACGCTCTGTTATATGTTTGTTGGTGTGCCTTCTATGTCTAACTCCGTATGAAAGTTTCACGCAGGAATCAGCTGTCGCTGTAGTGTATCACGGACTTGGGGATGTCAAAGGAGCAACAACAAGTTTGAGTGACTTTGAGAGCCATTTGTCTCTCCTCGCCTCACCAAAATATGAAGTCCTTTCATTACCTCAGGTTGTGAACTCCCTTCGGAGCGATAGTGCCCTACCTGAATATACCGTCGCAGTTACATTCGATGGCGCCCACATCTCAATATACAAGGAAGCCTGGCCAAGATTAAAAGCCTTATCCCTNCCCTTTACTGTTTTTGTGGCTACCGACCTTATAGATTCGGGAGGGGACAACTACATGAGCTGGGATCAACTGCGAGAGCTATCTTCTGCTGGGGTTACCATAGGCTCTCTTGGCCGAACATACGGTCACCTAGTTACTGACCATGACCCTGAAGCCGCAGCAAATGACATTGGTTACGCACAACAAAGGTTCCTTCAAGAGCTGGGCGGAGTACCAGAGCTCTTTGGCTATCCATTTGGCGAACATAGCAGAGCCTTACAGGCTCTTGTTGCAAGATACGGCCATGCTGCTGCCTTTGGGCAACATTCGGGAGTTCTGCATCCCAAAGAGAATTTCTTGGCTCTCCCAAGATACCCCTTGGTCGCAAGTTTTGCGCACCTGGACCGATTTCGCACAGTTGTAGATAGCCTACCCCTGCCGGTCACTGATNTAGTCCCNCCAGATGCCTTAATCAATGAAAACCCCCCCCTCCTTGGGTTCACAGTCTCTAAAAANCTAGGGCCCCTTGGCCAATTAGCTTGTTACCTTGCTCGATCCGGTCGATTAGATATCGAGCGGCTCGGGCCAAGCCGCATAGAAGTCCGATTCCTAGAGCCACTGGAGAAAGGACGCAGCAGAGTCAACTGCACTCTACCGGGCCCGGGTGGCCGATGGCATTGGTTCGGAATGCAACTTTTAGTTCCCTAAACCATAAATCGAGGATCTTCCATTTAGCGCTTTAAGTTAAGTCCCGCAGCTCTTGATCACTTAGGTTGCCCGGCACAATTATCAGAGGAACGCTCAACCTCTTTGTCAATTCGCTACTAAGTTGATGGACCAACTCGTTGTCACCCTTACCCTCAGGGGCACAGCCCAAAACCATAGCGCTTATGTATGGCTCCTCGTCAATTAGTCGAAGAATTTGCTCGGCCTTTGACCCTTCCTTAACAAACAGCACAGGAGTTACACCCGCATAATCATGGACCTCAGCAGCCAAAGCCTGCAGCCGGCACTCAGCGTCTGCCCGACCTTCCTCTGCCATTCTTTCACCAACAACAGCCCAGTGCTGAAACGCTGCCGGCTCAATCACGTAGAGTAAGACTATTTGCCCTCCAGTGTGATGAGCGCGAAGAGCAGCTAGGCGCATCGCAACCCGGCACTCGTCCGAATCATCAACACAAACTAAATAAGTAATCCGTCCAGGGATATGTGTTGGCTTCTTTTTNATCTTTTATGCTCTTCTAAAAACAGCACCGGCCAACCAACCGGATAACAATGCCAAGACAACGGCGAGAATACCATAAATCCAGGGGCTATCCTGAGCAGTTTGGTATATTCTCGCCTCCAAACCTGCTTTTCTTATCGACAGCTGCGTGCCTCCTTCAGAAATAATTTTTCCCTTCTTAACCTCGTATACCTTCGCCCTGTAGGTCCCAGGAGGCACATTTGATGGAAAAGTGAAGTGTATCCTAAATAGCCCCCCCTGCACCAAATCAACCGCGGCCGGTTCAGCAAAGTACAGACCTTGTTGAACCTTATGTCTTACTAGAGCCTTCTTGTAGGGTCCATAATCCCTTCCCTCAATGGCGCCTGCTAAACTCAGCACAACATTATTCACGCCGATTTGGTGCTGTAGCAGCACCTCCAACTCCAAAAGCTTATTTATAGGTCCGGTTGACGCAACTGCATAATAACCAGGAATATTTTGAAATACTGCTTCAGAGCGATTAAGCCAAATGCCAATCGTTTTTCTTTTTTTCCTGACCACCACATTTTGGGTGGGTCCACTCAGCACTGCAATTATATTACTTCCTTCATCTTCAGGAGCAGTTTGGACGCCGAATAGGACGACATTAGACCCCGTAAAACTAGAATGAATAGCTATATTATGTTTGCTCAGATCAACAGGTAACTCTGATGACAAACACCGCCCAGCTATCAAAAGCTGGATTAAAACACAAATGGCTAACTTTTGATTTTTACTATTCCAGTAGCTAGTCATCCAAACACCAAAGAAGTTGAATAAGGGTCTAAGGGTGCTACAAGCAAATCATGGGCCAACTTCGCGCACACCAAAAGGACCAGAATGGCTAACAAAATTCTTAATTCCTCCC
This genomic interval from Rhodospirillaceae bacterium contains the following:
- the tsaB gene encoding tRNA (adenosine(37)-N6)-threonylcarbamoyltransferase complex dimerization subunit type 1 TsaB gives rise to the protein MSSTILSLATVTEMCSVAVCCEGRVLANDQRALGTKHAEELLPMISGVMRLSGCEFEDLDGIAVAKGPGSFTGIRIGIAAARGLALAASTRLLGVNSLEAIAQGICSNGRPILATLDAKRGQVYVQIFTSCGLPLNEASVINPSEAXDLLYENKYTIGGTGLGLIRPYLLNSNLNQLDLIFDETAGLPCATDVALAANCQLSTSRPVEEVAPIYLRPTDASPST
- a CDS encoding universal stress protein; translated protein: MRLAALRAHHTGGQIVLLYVIEPAAFQHWAVVGERMAEEGRADAECRLQALAAEVHDYAGVTPVLFVKEGSKAEQILRLIDEEPYISAMVLGCAPEGKGDNELVHQLSSELTKRLSVPLIIVPGNLSDQELRDLT
- a CDS encoding chitin deacetylase, with translation MHVAENIKLVRSVICLLVCLLCLTPYESFTQESAVAVVYHGLGDVKGATTSLSDFESHLSLLASPKYEVLSLPQVVNSLRSDSALPEYTVAVTFDGAHISIYKEAWPRLKALSLPFTVFVATDLIDSGGDNYMSWDQLRELSSAGVTIGSLGRTYGHLVTDHDPEAAANDIGYAQQRFLQELGGVPELFGYPFGEHSRALQALVARYGHAAAFGQHSGVLHPKENFLALPRYPLVASFAHLDRFRTVVDSLPLPVTDXVPPDALINENPPLLGFTVSKXLGPLGQLACYLARSGRLDIERLGPSRIEVRFLEPLEKGRSRVNCTLPGPGGRWHWFGMQLLVP